The following are from one region of the Sandaracinus amylolyticus genome:
- a CDS encoding ribose-phosphate diphosphokinase — MSLALVVGTANPTLGDAIASALGVDRHPCIAERFPDGEIRVELGGTLRGCDVFVVQPTAPPVGDSLLELVLLGDAARRAGAARTVAVIPYFGYARADRRTGEGQPLAARLVGDLIGCARFDRAITVDLHTPGVEGLLPMPVDHLSAIPTVVAALAARAPEDAVIVAPDLGGAKRADAFARRLHRPVAVVHKTRISGRQVETHGITGDVAGRTPILVDDMISTGSTIVASIEALRAHGCTAPAIVAATHGLLVGPARERLAKLAPAHVVLTDSVAHDASGLPEHVASIAPLLADAIRRIHERRSLADLLHVS, encoded by the coding sequence ATGAGCCTCGCACTCGTCGTCGGCACCGCGAACCCCACCCTCGGCGACGCCATCGCGAGCGCGCTCGGGGTCGACCGTCATCCATGCATCGCCGAGCGCTTCCCCGACGGCGAGATCCGCGTGGAGCTCGGCGGCACGCTGCGCGGCTGCGACGTGTTCGTCGTGCAGCCGACCGCACCGCCGGTGGGCGACTCGCTGCTCGAGCTCGTGCTGCTCGGCGACGCGGCGCGGCGTGCGGGCGCAGCGCGGACCGTCGCGGTGATCCCGTACTTCGGCTACGCGCGCGCCGATCGCCGCACGGGTGAAGGCCAGCCGCTCGCAGCGCGGCTGGTCGGCGATCTGATCGGATGCGCGCGCTTCGATCGCGCGATCACCGTCGACCTGCACACGCCGGGCGTCGAGGGCCTGCTGCCGATGCCGGTCGATCACCTCAGCGCGATCCCGACCGTCGTCGCCGCGCTCGCGGCGCGCGCGCCCGAGGACGCGGTGATCGTCGCGCCCGATCTCGGCGGCGCGAAGCGCGCGGACGCGTTCGCGCGACGCCTCCATCGTCCGGTCGCGGTCGTGCACAAGACGCGCATCAGCGGGCGTCAGGTCGAGACCCACGGCATCACCGGCGACGTCGCGGGGCGGACGCCGATCCTCGTCGACGACATGATCTCGACGGGCAGCACGATCGTCGCGTCGATCGAAGCCCTCCGCGCGCACGGCTGCACCGCGCCCGCGATCGTCGCCGCGACGCACGGTCTCCTGGTCGGGCCCGCGCGCGAGCGGCTCGCGAAGCTCGCCCCCGCCCACGTCGTGCTCACCGACAGCGTGGCGCACGACGCGAGCGGGCTGCCCGAGCACGTCGCGAGCATCGCACCGCTGCTCGCCGATGCGATCCGTCGGATCCACGAGCGCCGCTCGCTCGCAGATCTGCTCCACGTGTCGTGA
- a CDS encoding DUF423 domain-containing protein yields MDRVLVILSGVFGFLGVGLGAFGAHGLRRSLEGLEDAARRLEWWETAARYHLMHALAIGLCAWLASRGEGLGARVAGLCFAAGIVVFSGSLYTMTITGVRWLGAVTPFGGLFLMAGWACVIWAALRP; encoded by the coding sequence CCTCGGCGTGGGCCTCGGCGCGTTCGGCGCGCACGGCCTGCGTCGCTCGCTCGAAGGGCTCGAGGACGCAGCGCGACGGCTCGAGTGGTGGGAGACCGCGGCGCGCTACCACCTGATGCACGCGCTCGCGATCGGGCTCTGCGCGTGGCTCGCGTCGCGCGGCGAGGGCCTCGGCGCGCGCGTGGCCGGGCTCTGCTTCGCGGCGGGGATCGTCGTGTTCTCGGGCTCGCTCTACACGATGACGATCACCGGCGTGCGATGGCTCGGCGCGGTGACGCCGTTCGGGGGGCTCTTCTTGATGGCCGGGTGGGCCTGCGTGATCTGGGCCGCGCTGCGGCCGTGA